The proteins below are encoded in one region of Trichocoleus desertorum ATA4-8-CV12:
- a CDS encoding NF038130 family PEP-CTERM protein: MVKSIKRLLVGASVFATVSAIASTPASAASLVNATVGGNASFLTYTVVNGQTVVDPANNVQAALDGNSSAPSGNVELFSNSESSSLYPSTAATLVQRFGAFNNFLGYSAVKTLDGQLNGKNISLSSLTAVDWLGASSVTNLRTVLGSAAPTGQKSAAIASLYNPSNLATSWFNTTLSQYGITPDVTKFSTFLLAGGLQRFSDPNISYVNQNDQTGLIQIGLAGHFDAGPLLGLSGTIQASELVKVNYNGQDSKYLYSYSATKSGLVSQDGTNSHTGNYEVTLQGELPPKPTPESVPEPSVALGLLGLGGMLMARRKSSHRTSA; this comes from the coding sequence ATGGTAAAGAGCATTAAACGCCTACTCGTTGGAGCCTCCGTGTTCGCAACTGTCAGTGCGATCGCGAGTACCCCTGCATCTGCCGCATCTCTCGTCAATGCCACAGTAGGGGGCAACGCATCTTTTCTCACTTATACAGTCGTCAATGGGCAGACAGTAGTAGACCCAGCTAACAACGTACAAGCCGCTCTAGATGGCAATAGCAGCGCTCCTAGTGGCAACGTGGAGCTATTTTCTAATAGTGAATCGAGTTCTCTCTACCCCAGCACCGCAGCCACTCTAGTTCAACGGTTCGGCGCTTTTAACAATTTCTTGGGTTACAGCGCAGTCAAGACTCTAGATGGCCAACTCAACGGTAAAAATATTAGCCTCAGTAGCTTAACTGCCGTAGATTGGCTGGGGGCCAGTAGTGTTACCAACCTCCGCACAGTCCTAGGTTCTGCGGCACCTACTGGCCAAAAATCCGCAGCGATCGCCTCACTCTACAATCCATCTAACTTGGCGACAAGCTGGTTCAACACCACTTTAAGCCAGTACGGAATCACACCCGATGTAACCAAATTTAGTACCTTTCTCCTAGCAGGAGGGTTGCAAAGATTTAGTGACCCCAACATTTCTTACGTTAACCAAAACGATCAAACTGGACTAATCCAAATTGGTCTAGCAGGGCATTTCGATGCTGGCCCACTATTAGGGTTGTCAGGTACGATTCAGGCCAGTGAGCTAGTCAAAGTTAACTACAACGGACAAGATAGCAAGTATTTGTATAGCTATAGTGCTACCAAGTCTGGTCTAGTTTCCCAAGACGGTACTAACTCCCATACAGGTAACTATGAAGTTACGCTCCAAGGCGAACTCCCACCAAAGCCAACTCCTGAGTCAGTTCCTGAGCCTTCGGTAGCACTTGGTTTATTGGGTCTTGGGGGTATGTTGATGGCTAGACGTAAATCAAGCCACCGAACCTCAGCCTAA
- the lgt gene encoding prolipoprotein diacylglyceryl transferase, translated as MPLDLPILSHLWSSGYGLMAFEFKSPGPILVELGPLTIRWYGLLIASAVLIGVSLSQALAKRRQVDPDLIGDLIIWLVVAAIPSARLYYVLFQWQEYAQRPEDIIAIWKGGIAIHGAILGGLVASLIFARIKRVSFWQLADLVAPSLILGQAIGRWGNFFNSEAFGRPTNLPWKLFIPPQQRPIGYENVAYFHPTFLYESLWNLMVFGILITLFFRGLRGKPALKVGTLFLVYLVSYSLGRFWIEGLRTDSLMIGPLRIAQIISLVEISIGLIGLFWLYRLHRPLPDVVAVQESDRKLRQESDHLP; from the coding sequence ATGCCCTTGGATCTGCCAATTTTGTCCCATCTCTGGAGTAGCGGCTATGGGCTTATGGCCTTTGAGTTCAAATCTCCAGGCCCCATATTAGTTGAGTTGGGACCTCTCACTATTCGTTGGTATGGCCTCTTAATTGCCTCTGCGGTACTGATTGGGGTTAGTTTGTCCCAAGCCTTAGCCAAGCGTCGCCAGGTCGATCCAGATTTGATTGGCGACCTGATTATTTGGTTAGTCGTGGCTGCAATCCCCTCGGCTCGGCTTTATTACGTGCTGTTTCAGTGGCAGGAATATGCTCAACGACCGGAAGATATTATTGCCATTTGGAAAGGGGGCATTGCGATTCATGGCGCTATTTTGGGTGGATTAGTTGCTAGCTTAATTTTCGCCAGAATCAAACGAGTTTCGTTTTGGCAACTGGCAGATTTAGTCGCACCATCTTTGATTTTGGGACAGGCGATCGGGCGGTGGGGCAATTTCTTTAATTCAGAGGCGTTTGGACGACCGACTAATCTACCGTGGAAGCTGTTTATTCCCCCTCAACAGCGGCCTATAGGGTACGAGAATGTGGCGTACTTTCATCCCACTTTTCTCTATGAGTCTCTGTGGAATTTGATGGTGTTTGGAATTCTCATCACCTTGTTTTTCCGGGGGCTGCGAGGGAAACCTGCTTTGAAGGTGGGGACGCTGTTTTTGGTTTATTTAGTCAGTTACAGCTTGGGGCGTTTCTGGATTGAGGGACTGCGAACAGACAGCTTAATGATTGGCCCGCTGCGGATTGCTCAAATTATTAGTTTGGTGGAAATCAGTATCGGGCTGATTGGTTTATTTTGGCTCTACCGATTGCATCGTCCGTTACCTGATGTGGTGGCTGTTCAGGAAAGCGATCGTAAGTTGCGCCAGGAATCGGATCATCTTCCTTGA
- the uvrC gene encoding excinuclease ABC subunit UvrC, with the protein MTLSSQVLPLLKEPERLEIRLKEIPAEPGVYYMRDVSDRILYIGKSKKLRSRVRSYFRDLQSLSPRIALMVRQVAEIEFIVTDTEAEALALEANLIKQHQPHFNVLLKDDKKYPYLCITWSEDYPRIFITRKRRLGNEKDRFYGPYVDTHLLRSTLHIVKRIFPLRQRPQPLFKDRPCLNFDIGRCPGVCQQMISGEDYRKTVQKVAMVFQGRTGELVDTLTAQMDQAAEALNFEQAARLRDQINGLKSLGADQKVALPDDTISRDAIALAADEQHACIQLFQIRAGRLVGRLGFVADAQSGEPGAILERVLEEHYQTVDAVEIPAEILVQHELPESDMLAEFLSDRKGRKVTIVAPQRQTKAELVEMVERNAEYELARTQRFADRNAQAMLDLAEVLDLPDMPRRIEGYDISHIQGSDAVASQVVFVDGLPAKQHYRHYKIKNPTVTTGHSDDFASMAEVIRRRFRKYAADPQLPRVGNPDWPDLVMIDGGKGQLSAVVSVLRELNLLEELRVVSLAKKREEIFLPGESLPLTTEAEQPGVQLLRRLRDEAHRFAVSFHRQQRSDRMRRSCLEDIPGLGHHRQKELLATFRSVDYIREATPEQLTRVPGIGPQLAQKIYDYFHPQF; encoded by the coding sequence GTGACCCTATCTTCTCAAGTCCTGCCACTGCTGAAAGAGCCTGAGCGTCTCGAAATCCGTTTAAAGGAGATTCCAGCGGAGCCTGGAGTCTACTACATGCGGGATGTGAGCGATCGCATTCTCTATATTGGCAAGTCAAAAAAGCTGCGATCGCGGGTGCGCTCTTATTTTCGGGATTTACAGTCGCTTAGTCCTCGCATCGCGTTGATGGTGAGGCAGGTTGCGGAAATCGAGTTTATTGTCACAGACACAGAAGCTGAAGCCTTAGCGCTAGAAGCAAACTTAATTAAGCAGCACCAACCACATTTCAATGTGCTGCTCAAAGATGACAAAAAATATCCTTACCTTTGCATTACCTGGTCAGAAGACTATCCCCGCATCTTTATCACTCGCAAGCGGCGACTTGGTAATGAGAAGGATCGGTTTTACGGTCCCTACGTCGATACTCATTTGCTCCGCAGCACCTTGCATATCGTGAAGCGGATCTTTCCCTTACGGCAGCGACCCCAACCCCTGTTTAAGGATCGTCCTTGCCTCAATTTTGATATTGGTCGTTGCCCAGGTGTTTGCCAGCAAATGATTTCGGGCGAAGACTATCGCAAAACTGTGCAGAAAGTTGCGATGGTCTTTCAAGGCCGCACTGGGGAGCTAGTTGACACCTTAACGGCGCAAATGGATCAAGCAGCTGAAGCTTTGAACTTCGAGCAAGCTGCTCGCCTCCGAGACCAGATTAATGGCTTGAAGTCTTTAGGGGCTGACCAGAAAGTAGCGCTCCCCGATGACACCATTTCTCGTGATGCGATCGCGCTGGCCGCCGATGAGCAGCACGCCTGCATTCAACTATTTCAAATCCGGGCGGGTCGTTTAGTAGGACGATTAGGCTTTGTCGCGGATGCTCAATCTGGAGAACCAGGGGCGATTCTAGAACGAGTGTTGGAAGAACATTACCAAACGGTAGATGCAGTTGAGATCCCCGCAGAAATTTTGGTGCAGCACGAACTGCCGGAAAGCGACATGTTGGCTGAGTTCTTGAGCGATCGCAAAGGGCGTAAGGTCACGATTGTAGCGCCGCAACGTCAAACCAAAGCCGAGCTGGTTGAAATGGTGGAGCGCAACGCGGAGTATGAGTTAGCTCGAACTCAACGCTTTGCGGATCGCAATGCCCAAGCCATGTTAGATCTCGCTGAAGTGCTAGATCTCCCCGATATGCCCCGACGGATCGAAGGCTATGACATTTCTCACATCCAAGGTTCTGACGCTGTAGCTTCCCAGGTCGTATTTGTGGATGGCTTACCTGCCAAACAACACTATCGGCACTACAAAATCAAAAACCCTACCGTGACCACGGGGCACTCGGATGACTTTGCCAGCATGGCAGAAGTGATTCGTCGGCGGTTTCGTAAATATGCTGCTGACCCGCAGTTGCCACGAGTAGGCAATCCAGACTGGCCTGACCTAGTGATGATCGATGGGGGCAAAGGTCAACTCTCGGCTGTGGTTAGTGTGCTGCGGGAGCTGAATTTGCTGGAGGAGTTGCGCGTGGTGAGTCTAGCAAAAAAACGAGAAGAGATTTTTCTGCCAGGGGAATCTCTGCCTTTAACTACCGAAGCGGAGCAACCAGGAGTCCAACTGCTACGTCGCCTTCGGGATGAGGCCCATCGGTTTGCGGTTAGTTTTCATCGTCAGCAACGTAGCGATCGCATGCGCCGCTCTTGCTTAGAGGATATTCCTGGGTTGGGACACCATCGCCAAAAAGAACTGTTAGCTACTTTTCGATCGGTCGATTACATCCGGGAAGCTACGCCAGAGCAACTTACCCGTGTTCCTGGCATCGGCCCCCAGCTAGCTCAGAAAATCTATGACTACTTTCATCCCCAATTCTAG
- the rlmN gene encoding 23S rRNA (adenine(2503)-C(2))-methyltransferase RlmN: protein MPAAVASSPLLGASLAELTEWVKQHQQPAYRGQQLHQWIYQKGVRSLDEISVFSKQWRSTVADVPIGRSTLHYRAAAPDGTVKFLLRLADGQIIETVGIPTEKRLTVCVSSQVGCPMGCDFCATGKGGFLRNLEQHEIVDQVLTVQADFQQRVSNIVFMGMGEPLLNVDNVLGALRSLNEDVGIGKRAMTISTVGIPGRIRRLAAHQLQTTLAVSLHASNQVVREQLIPSARQYPLQDLLAECREYVQLTGRRVTFEYILLGGLNDCPEHAVELAEHLRGFQSHVNLIPYNPISEVDYQRPSPQRIQAFLNGLKQHHIAASVRQSRGLEADAACGQLRAKKVGAIA from the coding sequence ATGCCAGCTGCGGTAGCTTCGTCTCCCCTCCTAGGTGCTTCGTTAGCAGAGCTAACAGAATGGGTGAAACAGCACCAACAGCCTGCTTATCGAGGGCAACAGTTACACCAGTGGATTTACCAAAAAGGGGTGCGATCGCTGGACGAAATTTCAGTCTTCTCCAAGCAATGGCGTTCCACGGTCGCTGATGTGCCCATAGGACGCTCAACGTTGCATTACCGAGCGGCTGCACCAGATGGTACCGTGAAATTTCTACTACGGCTGGCTGATGGTCAAATTATTGAAACCGTAGGCATTCCCACCGAAAAGCGTCTGACTGTTTGTGTGTCTTCTCAGGTCGGCTGTCCGATGGGTTGCGACTTCTGCGCTACAGGTAAAGGCGGCTTCCTCCGCAATCTGGAGCAGCACGAAATTGTCGATCAGGTTTTGACAGTTCAAGCAGACTTTCAACAGCGAGTTAGCAATATTGTCTTTATGGGCATGGGTGAGCCTTTGCTCAATGTAGACAATGTTTTGGGTGCGCTGCGATCGCTAAACGAGGATGTTGGCATTGGTAAACGTGCCATGACCATCTCGACCGTAGGGATTCCGGGTCGCATTCGGCGTTTAGCCGCTCACCAATTACAGACTACTTTAGCCGTGAGCCTGCATGCCTCTAACCAAGTAGTCAGGGAGCAACTGATTCCGAGCGCCAGACAGTATCCTTTGCAAGACTTGCTGGCTGAGTGCCGTGAGTATGTGCAGCTCACCGGGCGACGGGTTACGTTTGAATACATCTTGTTGGGTGGGTTAAATGACTGCCCAGAACATGCGGTGGAACTGGCGGAACATCTACGAGGTTTTCAGAGCCACGTTAACTTAATTCCTTATAACCCGATTAGTGAAGTAGATTATCAACGCCCTAGTCCACAGCGGATTCAGGCTTTTCTCAATGGCTTGAAACAGCATCATATTGCTGCGAGTGTGCGGCAATCGCGGGGTTTAGAAGCCGATGCTGCTTGTGGTCAATTGCGGGCAAAAAAAGTAGGAGCGATCGCTTAA
- a CDS encoding flavin reductase family protein has protein sequence MLDEQAKKTILRKIPHGIYICGVKEGEEVNGFTASWVMQASFKPPLVVNCVKQDSRSHAMIKSTGVFALSFLEAGQKDLAQKFFQPQRRVGNKFDDVEFYLGETGCPIISEALGYVECRVVGAVEHGDHTVYVGEVIAAGTHREGEPLLLESTGWQYGG, from the coding sequence TTGCTAGACGAACAAGCGAAAAAGACAATCCTGCGTAAAATTCCCCACGGAATCTACATTTGTGGAGTCAAAGAAGGGGAAGAGGTGAATGGCTTTACTGCCAGTTGGGTTATGCAGGCTTCCTTTAAGCCCCCTCTCGTCGTCAACTGTGTGAAACAAGACTCCCGCTCTCACGCCATGATCAAGAGCACTGGTGTCTTCGCTCTGAGTTTCCTAGAAGCAGGACAGAAGGACTTGGCGCAAAAGTTTTTTCAACCGCAGCGTCGAGTGGGTAACAAGTTTGATGATGTCGAGTTTTACCTCGGAGAAACGGGTTGCCCAATCATTTCCGAAGCTTTGGGATATGTGGAATGCCGAGTGGTGGGTGCGGTTGAGCATGGCGATCACACAGTTTATGTGGGTGAAGTGATTGCAGCAGGTACTCATCGTGAAGGCGAGCCTCTCTTGCTAGAGAGCACAGGCTGGCAATACGGTGGCTAA
- the cobM gene encoding precorrin-4 C(11)-methyltransferase, with protein MTTLDTNSVVSQLPETQGSSGLAPAVYIVGAGPGDPDLLTIKAQKLLAQADVILFADSLVPRQILQGVRSDAELIRTANKTLEEILPLMVERVRSQKSVVRLHSGDPSLYGAVHEQMQALAEAEVPFEVIPGISAFQAAAAKLQVELTVPGLVQTIILTRISGRTEVPEAEELAGLAAHKASLCLYLSARHVEASQAKLMEHYAADTPVAICFRVGWPDEKIRVVPLSEMASVTQQENLIRTTLYVISPALTATQARSRLYHPEHDHLFRQ; from the coding sequence ATGACTACGCTTGATACTAATTCTGTTGTCAGTCAACTTCCTGAAACACAGGGTAGCTCTGGTCTAGCGCCTGCTGTCTATATTGTTGGGGCTGGTCCGGGTGATCCAGATTTGCTCACGATCAAAGCCCAGAAGCTACTGGCTCAGGCAGATGTGATTTTGTTTGCGGATTCTTTGGTACCTCGGCAAATTTTGCAAGGGGTACGGTCTGATGCAGAACTAATTCGCACGGCTAATAAGACGCTGGAAGAGATTTTGCCGCTGATGGTGGAGCGGGTGCGATCGCAAAAGTCGGTGGTGCGGTTGCATTCGGGTGACCCCAGTTTGTATGGGGCGGTGCATGAGCAGATGCAGGCTTTGGCGGAGGCAGAAGTACCGTTTGAGGTGATTCCTGGGATTAGTGCGTTTCAGGCAGCGGCGGCGAAGCTACAAGTTGAGTTGACGGTGCCAGGATTGGTACAGACGATTATCTTGACTCGGATTAGCGGTCGGACTGAAGTGCCAGAGGCGGAAGAGTTAGCGGGTTTGGCGGCACACAAGGCTAGTCTTTGTCTCTACCTCAGCGCTCGTCATGTGGAAGCGTCTCAGGCGAAGTTGATGGAGCATTATGCCGCAGATACGCCTGTGGCGATATGTTTTCGGGTTGGCTGGCCTGACGAAAAAATTCGGGTGGTGCCGCTGAGTGAGATGGCATCGGTGACACAACAGGAGAATTTGATCCGGACTACGCTCTATGTGATTAGTCCTGCTCTAACGGCGACTCAAGCGCGATCGCGGCTGTACCACCCAGAGCACGATCATCTCTTCCGCCAGTAG
- a CDS encoding replication restart DNA helicase PriA encodes MRVLETLQVVRCPNCGSHAERYHLSDDHLTRTQCQTCDYLMITCTITGKVIEAYAPGIYARH; translated from the coding sequence ATGCGTGTTCTAGAAACCCTACAAGTTGTTCGTTGCCCTAATTGCGGTAGTCATGCCGAACGTTATCATCTTTCAGATGATCATTTGACTCGAACTCAATGCCAAACTTGTGATTATTTAATGATTACCTGCACAATCACAGGCAAAGTAATCGAAGCCTATGCCCCTGGCATCTACGCCCGTCATTAG
- a CDS encoding response regulator encodes MSSGAENSGRSNPKILLIEDNESNRQLLSDYLHYCGYNVLSLAEGAGFFTAIAQFQPHIVLLDLKLPDIDGYTLLEELQQRPEEFRVPVIVVSAFAFQADQRRALGLGARRYLVKPVNLNQLKQAISEELHYSAL; translated from the coding sequence ATGAGCAGTGGTGCAGAAAACTCAGGACGAAGCAATCCCAAAATTTTGCTGATTGAGGACAATGAGTCTAATCGGCAGTTACTGAGTGACTATCTCCATTACTGCGGTTACAACGTACTCAGCTTGGCAGAAGGGGCTGGCTTTTTCACGGCAATCGCTCAATTTCAACCGCATATTGTGCTCTTAGACTTGAAGCTGCCAGATATTGACGGCTATACCCTTTTAGAAGAACTGCAACAGCGCCCAGAAGAATTCCGAGTACCTGTGATTGTCGTTTCAGCATTTGCCTTTCAAGCTGACCAAAGGCGAGCTTTAGGTTTAGGGGCTCGTCGCTACTTAGTCAAACCTGTCAACCTTAACCAACTCAAACAAGCGATTTCCGAGGAATTGCACTACTCGGCCCTATGA